The stretch of DNA GGATCTTTATCCACCAGAATCTGCCGCACCAGGGTATAGGTCAGCCGGTACTGACTGCAGATGACACTTTTGGCGAAACGAACCGCCAGTCGCCTGCCGCTTCGGTCGAAATCAAGGATTGCGGTAAAGGCATAACGGTCGACATGGGGATTCAAACTGCAGAGGTTGTTCGACAATCTCTCAGGCAGCATGGGCACGACCCCGGTGGGAAAATAGACACTGGTGCCGCGATCCCAGGCATCCTGGTCAAGGGGCGTCCCCGGCCTGACATAGTGACTGACATCGGCGATGGAAACATACAATCGATAACCTTTTTTCGTTTTTTCGACCGAAACGGCGTCATCAAAATCACGGGCGGTTTCGCCGTCAATGGTGACATGGCAGATCCGGCGCAGATCAGTGCGGTCGGCGGTGACTTCCACCCGGTCGGGGAAGCCCTCCGCCTCGGCAATGCTTTTTTCCTGAAAAACATCGGGCAGATCAAATTTGCGAATCACCATTTTCATCTGCACCAAAGAGGAATCGGGGTCACCCAGAATCTCGATAACGGCGCCGCTGGCCGGACTGCCGTCCGAACCGAAATCACTGATCTCAACCAGCACCGCATCGCCGTTTTCCGCCCCGCCCGCTTTTTCCTGCTCGATGGTGATGGTAAACGGATAGCGCTCGTCTTCCGGGGTGACATAGCCTTTTGCCCCGCGCACGGAATAAACGCCGACAATCTGTTTTGCCCCCCGGACCAGCACGGTGACAACCCGACCATCAAAACGATCGCGCCGGCTGCCGGTGACCTGCACCAGGACGCGATCGCCGTGCAGAGCGGTGCCCAGGTCGCGCGGCGGGATGAAAATATCCTTTGCCCCGGAAACGGAGGTTGAGGCATTAACCGGCGCGGCAAAGGCAAAGCCGCGGGGATGAACGGAAAGCGTTGTTTCCACGAAATGGCGGGAATCCAGTTGATAGTGCTTTTTGCCCAGCTTTTTAACAAGCTGCCGCACTGTCAGATCCTCAAGCAAGGCCTCAATCTCCTTGCGCTGTCCGCGATTTTCCGCCAGCTCGGCAATAATATCCTTGATATCAACCCTGTCGCCATGGGAATGCAACACGCCGACAACGGCATCCTCCATCACGTCGCGCACTTTTGTTTTTCGCCCCTCACGCACCGGTTCATACCTGCGGGGCGGGTGATTTTTCCTGCTCTGCCTGCTTTTCCGGTTCTGGGCGAAACCTGATTTTTTCCCTGCGGTTCTTCTCGGCGCCATGTTCTCTCCAAAATATCCGTTTTCCCGCTTTTCTTTTTTATGTTATTATCTTAATAATAAGAAGCGGTTACAAAATCACTTCCAAAACCTTACCACTTTAGCCGGCAAATCTAAAATCTTTTCTATGCACAACAGCAAATTTGACATAGCCACCTACTGCCGAAAAATGGAAAAAATCATCGGCGGTCAGGAGGGCAAGGCCGCCCTTTTCTGGAAAGCGCTTTCTTTTTCCGTTGATGCGCATCAGAACCAGAAAAGGAAATCCGGCGAAGCCTATGTCAGCCATCCCTGCCAGGTGGCCCTTATCCTGGTCGACGAGCTGGGCGTCAAGGATCCCGCCACCCTGGCTGCCGCCATGCTGCACGATACCATTGAAGATGTGCCGGAAGTAACCACCGATATCATCAGTTCCCTTTTCGGGAAACATGTGGCGGCCATTGTCGACGGCTGCACCAAAATCAGTCATTTTTCCGGAGACCGGCAAACCTTTTACAAATTAGTCCATCGCAAGATATTTTCCAGTGCCGCCTCCCGGGTCGAAATCATGCTGATCAAGCTGGCCGACCGACTCCACAATCTGCGCACCATGGTTTCCATGCCGAAACACAAGCGCCAGAAAATCGCCGACGAAACCCTGAGTGTCTATGCGCCCATGGCCGGGGTCATGGGTCTTTTCGGTTTGAAGCGTGAGCTTTATGACCTGGCCTTGACCTACAAGTTTCCCCGCCAGAGCCAGAAGGTGCTGACCCATATCCGCTTTCTGGAAACCCAGGAAGAAGGAAACAAAGTGGTCGACGCCTTACGAGACGCCTTTGAAGAGGCTTGGGTTTCCGCGGATATCCGCCTGAAGGCCAAAGGACTCTGGGCGTATTACAATGTAGCCGACAATGTGCTGGCCAAGCATATTGAAAACCCGCTGGAAATCATCATCGTGGTTGACGACCTGCAATCCTGCTATCGTGCCCTCGGCATTATCAATCAGCATTTCCCCCCGATCCCCCGCACGATTCGCGACTTTATCGCCAACCCAAAGCCGACCGGCTACAAAAGCCTGCATGCCCGGGCCAACATCAAGGGACAGAATTACCTCTTTAAAATCAGAACCCTGCAGATGGTGCATGATGCCAAAAAAGGCATTATCCGCGAATGGCTGTCCCTCGGCACGGTGCCGACGAACTTTGAGCAGGAAATCAGGGAAATGTTCGGCATCCTCGGCACGGACGACAGTCTCTCCTACCGGGAGATGATCGCGGCAAGCGGTAAAAAGGAAATTTACACCTTTACTCCAAACGGCGACTGCATCTGCCTTCCCAGCCAGAGTATCGTTCTTGATTTTGCTTTTAAGGTACACACCGAAGTGGGACTTCACTGCAATTCCGCAACGGTCGGGGCAAAAAGGGTGAAAGCCGACCATGTTTTAAAAGACGGCGACAGAATCCAGATCAATACCCAGGAACGGCCTGTGAAATTTGACCCGGAAATTCTGCCGCGCTGCCAAACACCTCGTGCCCGATCCGAACTTGCCCGCTTATTCCGCCTGAAAAGAGAGACGCTTGCCCGGGAGATCGGCAAGTCCCTGGTAAAACAGGAGCTGCAACGCTATGGTGTTCCTTTTTCCGTCCTCGATTACGAGGAGACGGCCGACATCCTTGAATATTTCGGCAAGGAAAATCTCAGCGAGCTTTTCCAGGATTTGGGTCAGGGCAATCTTCGCCTGAAAGAACTTGTCTATGAAATCAAAAACGGACTTTATGCCGGGCGCCAGACCCTGCTTCCGCCTACCGGCGCATTAAACAGCATTGATCTTGAAACCCTTGATCCGGAATGCGTCAAGTTATCCCAATGCTGCCAGCCGCTGCCGATCGAAAAGAGCCTTCTCGGCCTTTTAAGCGAAAGGGGCCTTTCCGTCCACAAAAAGGAGTGTCCGAAACTCAATGCCCTCAAAATCCAACGGGAAGATGTTGTTGCCCTGCGCTGGAATCTGAAGAAAACCATGGTGGAAAAACCGCAATCGCTTTTGATTTACAAAAACGTACCGCGCAACAGAATATTCATGCTGCTCAGTGTCGCGCCGGTTGCCATGAAGATAAGCGAGGTCATTGCCCTGTCCACGAGACCGGACGTAACTGCCTGGGAAATCAATTTTACGGTGGAAACCCTGCAGGATTTGAAAAACACCTTGCAGCATTTTACCAAAAGCAAACTCGAATATGAATTCATGCTGGAACTGTAAAAGATTGCGGCGTCGCGCACGATAAGCCGCGGAACGATTTCTCCTCGCCGCTTCTCACGCCAGACGCGCCTCTCCTTCCGCCAGGGCCATGAGTTTTTCCCGATTCAGGATCCTTATCCGGCCGCCATCGACATCAAGAATTCCCTGTTTATTCATTTTGGTCAAAATCCGCGAAAGCGTCTCAGGTATCGTCCCCAGCAAACTTGCCAGTTGGGTCTTGGAGACGGCAAGTTCGACATTCGTGTCATCCTCCCCCTTTTCACCAGCCAGCAGAACATAGGCAGCCAGCCGCCCCGGCACCTCTTTTAAGGACAATGCTTCGATCATATGGGTAAATTGCTTCAATCTGAAGGAAAGCGTCGCCAGCATATTCATGGCAAGGGAGGGATGCTCTCCGATCAATTCCACAAAGGCCTTGCGGGGAAAAAAGAAAAGCCGGCTTTTTTCCAGCGCCATGGCATTGGCCGGATATGACGATCCGGTAAAAACAGCAACCTCGGCAAAAGGTTCCCCCGGCCCCAGGATATGCAGAATTTGCTCCTTCCCGTCAATGGACAACTTGAAAATCTTGATCCTTCCACTGACGATGACAAAAAAGCCGTTCCCGGGATCCCCTTCGGAAAAAAGAAGTTTCCCGCGCGGCACCTCCTGATCGACCACGATCATGGCCAGTTCATCATAATGATCACCGCGCATTCCCTTGAAAAGCGGTATCTGGGCAATATACTCACTGATTTTTTTCATTTTCCTCCTCATCGGTCATGGTAAAGGCCAGGACACCTTCGGCAAACGGGTCCAGCCACACCATCACCCTCGTTCGCTTTTCCCCAGCCTTCCCGGTAACGGCTGCCGTAAGAAAAATCCCCTTCCCCTCTTTTTGCAGACCATTGATCCGTATCTCGTTAAAACCGGGCAACCTTGGACCGCACCAGGCCTTTTTGACGGCCTCCTTGGCCGACCATATGCAGGTCAGGGCGGTACGGCTCCCGTAAATTTCGCTTATCGGCCGCACGATCTCATCTTCCGCCGGGGTGACGAATCGTTCCCGCACTCTCTCAACCGTCGGGGTGACATACTGGATATCAATCCCGCAGGAAACCGTCGAGCACAGCGCAGCCGCCCAATTGCCGCTGTGTGATATGGAAATATGGGATTGTCGCTTCACCGGGTCCTTCTCCCGCCAGGAAACAGAGGGTTTGCCGGCCTGGTCGGCGGCTATTTCCAGCCGGCGAAAATCCATCATGCCGGGGGAAAAAGTTTGCCCCCCTTTTCTTATTTGCCATGCAGCGTATTTGGCGGCAATTCGTCCGCCCAGCCACTCCAATTTCCTTTTGTCATAACGAAACAATGAAAATTTTTCTTTTTCCTTGTCGGAGAGGCAGGTTGCGACAATGCCTTGCGGGCCGTCATCGCCAACCTGCCGCCCTAACAGGTCGAGATTAACCAGCACGATGGAAAATGGTCGAGGACATGCATGCAGGGAGTCGCAATCGCCTTTGATATCGTCTGTTACATCGCAAATCATGCCGTTTTTATTTTTTCTTTGTGAGGCCGTCATCTTTATGGTTATAGTGGCTGAAGCCGTTGTCCAATCTTTTTTTACCGGATCGCCACTATGTCACTTCTCGATGCCATTGTCATTATTTTGCTCGTCATTTTCCTTGCCCGGGGAATTTGGACAGGACTTGTTCGCCAGATAGCTTCCATCGCCGCGCTGATCATCGGATTTGTCATTGCCGGTCGCTATTACGGCGAATCGGCCGGGTTCGTCACCCCTTTTATCAGCAATCAACAGGCAGGATTCTTTGTCGCCTATTTGCTTCTCTTTGCCGCCTCTTTCGGGGCCGTCATTCTCCTCGGCCTCTTTCTCAAGCAGGTAATAAATCTTTCCCTGCTCGGCTGGTTTGACAAATTGCTGGGTGGGGTCCTGGGCCTGGCCAAAGCCGTTCTGCTCTCCTGCCTGCTTATCATGGGACTTGCTCTTTTTATTTCCGGCGCTAATCCCTTTTTCCGCAACTCCTTGTGCTATCCTTATCTGGAAAACAGCTCCCGCATGCTGCTTGCCCTTATCAAGGACCAGGATCTGCGCAACAACCTTATGCCCCGCCGGCCCGCCATCTCAACGTTTCTGCAAACCCCGGTAAAGCTTGGCAAGCAGGACGGGGGAAACGCCAAGTAAAAATCCGGCGATGACGATCTGATTCAGAAGGGTCGTTTTCAAAATGCCCAGCCGTTCCCAACGACGGCCGGAGGTGATGACCGCATCGGCCAGAATCACGATTTTTCCTTTTCTCCGCAGTCTGCGCACCAAGCTGAAGTCTTCCATGATGGGCAGATCAGCATATCCCCCGAGCTCATGGAATGTCGTCGCCCGCATGAAAAGCCCCTGGTCGCCATAGGGAAGCTTGAGCAATCGCGAACGCAGATTGGCCAATCGAGCAATCCAATGGATATTTCTCCGGAGTGAGTCAATCCTCAGTTGAAAAGCCCCTGCCACGAATTCATGGCCTTGCATGACATGCAGGACAGGCTTGAAAAAGCCGGCAGGCAGGATTGTGTCCCCGTGGAGAAAAAGCAGTATCTCGCCCTTTGCCGCTTCGGCCCCTTTATTCAATTGCGCTGCCCTTCCCCTGTCGCTCGTCAGCACCGTAACACCGAGTTTGCTTGCGATTCCAGGCGAATCATCCGTGCTGCCGCCATCCACGACAAGTATTTCCACCTGCTTCTCATGACTGAGAGCCGCAAGTGTCGCAGGGAGCCGTTCCGCCTCATTGTACACCGGAATAATGATGGAAACGGCAGGAAGATCGTTGCTCTCCACCCCCTTACCCATCGGTCACCTGCGGGAAAGCTGCTGCAGACTGCAATAAATCCGTCAGATCCTCCGGCCGATCAATGTCGGCAAGTGGGGTCAGATAGGCGAGCGAAAGGCCGCTGTTTATGGCATGAGCACTTGTTTCCCGCAGTACCGTTTCCGTCCCCCAAGACACATTTTCCCACAGGCAATTCGCCTGTTGCCTGAGTCCGATGAGGTAGTATCCGCCGTCAAGGGCCGGGCCGATCACCACGTCGGCATGCTGTAATTGATGAAACGCCTCGGCCATGATTTCCGCCGTGAGATATGGGCAGTCGGCTCCGATAACAACAATTTTCCCCCATCCCTCGGCAAAGGCGTTGTTGGTGGCCGACTGCAATCGCTTTCCCAAATCTCCTTTGCACTGGCGGCGAAGCCGAAACTCGGCAGGCACCCAGTGCCGCACCTCCGTATCATGCCCTCCGCTATAATGCACTTGCACCTCCACATCTCTTTTTTCCCTGATTTCTCGTGCAAGTGCAAACATGTATTCCGTCATGCGCCGCTGCAATCGTGCCGCCCCCTGTTCACCCAATAACGGAATCAGGCGGGTTTTGGCCGAGCCGGGTTGCGGAAACCGGGTAAATAGTATTAGCAATTCCTGTGAATAATTTGATAATGACATCAGTCGATTTTTTTTCAGGCTTGTTCCGCGCACCCGCCAATTTTACGAAATGCGCGGCAATTGACAGCAGGCCTTTGCTATTCTCCATTCCGGATTTCAGTAATACATGAAAACAAAGCGCAAAAAAAACAAAAAACCGGATCCCCTTTCTTACCGTGAAAGAAGCTACCGCCAATCGGTGGACGCCGCAGGTTTGACCCCGTCCCGCGTCACCGTTTGCGAAACAGATCTGTTCATTCTTGCCGACTGCGAGGTCCGTGATCTCGCCACCCGCCTGGTGTTGCATTACAGATCCCAATTGGAAGGGTATATTGCCAGAAACCCCGCTTTTCTCCACACCCTCTCTCCCCTGCCGATCGACCCCACCGCCTGCCCGCTCGTCAAGGCAATGATGAAAGCGGCACATGATGCCGGCGTCGGCCCCATGGCCGCCGTGGCCGGGGCAATAGCGGAGTTTGTCGGCCGCGATATATTACAATCAGGCTGCAGCAAAGAAATCATCATCGAAAATGGCGGGGACATCTTCCTGAGCAGAACGAGGACCAGTTCCGTCGCTATTTATGCAGGCAGCTCTCCGCTCAGCAACAGGGTGGGCATCAAAATTTCGCCGGCCATGATGCCGCTCGGTATCTGTACCTCATCCGGCACCATCGGCCATTCCCTCAGTCTTGGACAGGCGGATTCGGTAACCGTTTTAGCGCCATCCACACCGTTAGCCGATGCGGCGGCAACACGACTCGGCAATGAAATGAAAGGGAAAAACGCTGTCCACCATGCCATCGAGGCAGCAAAAACCTTGCCTGGATTAACGGGCGTCGTCATCGTGCAGGATGATCACCTCGGGGTGTGGGGTGAGATAGAGCTGATTCCACTGGGCGCTTAAAGACTGCCTGTGACCGCCCAGTGCCGGTCGCTTACCTGCTTCAGGGTGAAATGGCTCAGCCCCGCCTTTTGCAGCTGCTGCCCCACCTCGCTCATGGTATAGGACGCCAGCAGTGAATGAAAAAAATCATGTTGCAGAATCTCCGGCTCATTTCCGGAATAGCGACAGACTATTGCTTTCGCCTCCGCCTCTGTTTCAGGCCGCAGCAGGTCGACGACCAGCACACGACAATCTTTTTTGCCGTGCCGTTTCACGGCATGCCATAAATCATCCGGGTCGGCGAGATGGTGCAGGAGACTGTTGGACAGGATCACCTCGTATGCATTATCCCCCAGCCTGTCGGTCGGGATTGTCGCCTGAACGAATTGCACCCTTTCCCCTAACCCTTGCCGGGAAACGGCATTTCTGGCAAAATCGAGCATTTTTCCCGCGCCGTCAACCCCAAGGCAACCGCACGCCGGGTACGCCCTGGCAAATCTGACGAGAATGTCTCCTGGCCCGCACCCCAGATCAAGTATTGTTCCCTGAACATGTTTTTCCGGAAAGGCTGAACGGAATATTTCCAGGAAGCGGCTGTTCGGCTCCTCAAAATCAGCATTGGCATAGGCGGCAACCTGGCCGGCCTCATCCATCAACTCCGGTTCATTCCTTCTTTTCATCCCGCGCCCCGGTTTTCAGATGCGGTCCCACCTGTTTCCCGCAAAAGTTCCTTGAAAAAAATAATGGAGGGATAGGTGCGGGAATAAACCACCGGCCGTGTGCTGCTCGACTTTGCCACATAGATCAGGTTGCTGATTCCGTATGTGTCGGCGCTGGCCAGCACCTGCTCGTTATCATCGGCCAGCAGGGACTTCTTTTTATCGAATTCGATAAAAGCATGTAATTTCTCCCAGAAGAGCGGTTCTTCTTTTGCCACCCCGACATCTTCCGAGCAGACGATTTTATCAAAATAATTTTCGATTTCCGTTTTTTGCATCTTTATGGAAATTGTCTTGCTATGGGCATTTGTCACCAAATAAATTTTTTTGCCGAGATTCCGACAATATTCCAAAAAATCAATGACATAAGGATGCACCTGTATAAGATGATGCAGTCGTAATTTCATCAGAGCGATGTCAAGGCCCAATTCCTTTGACCAGTAATTAATGTCCGTCCACTCCAAGGTTCCTTCACGGCTTTTGTATTTCCGCATCAATTCTTCATGGGCTTGCCAAAAATCGATGTTATTTTCTTTCGCATAGATCTCAGGGACATGTTCTTCCCAGAAATAATCATCAAAATGACGATCAAGCAAAGTCCCGTCCATGTCCAGCATGACCGTGTCAATGCTTTGCCAGTTGATCAGCGGTTCTATTTTTTTTCCAAGCATCATGTCGCCGTCATCGTAAAAAATCGGCAATGGATTGTTGCCCGATTTTTTCTTGGTAAATTGTCCGCAACAGTCCCTCTACCTCATTTTCCTCGCCCGGCATTAACAAAAAACCGGGAATTCGTTCTGCTCGCAGAACCTTTGCCTTTGCCTCTTTGACCCTTTCCTTTTTCCGCAGCTGATTCAGCAAGTCGCTGTTTTTCGCGTCATCACACAATACAAAAAGGATATCGATGAGGTTGCCCCACATTTGTCCTTGGCCGAGATGTTCAATCAGCTGCATGACAACGGTGTTTAATGTCACAATCCTTTCAGGCAGGGTGGATGCTCCGCTCGCAGCGCAATCTGTCCGGGATGCAAAACTTCTGCAGGAAAACGGCCTGACCCGGTATATTTCGCATATGTCCCCGTGAAGGAAGGGACAGCTGCCGATGTTCCAGTTCGCATCCTCATCATCCCCGGCAGCTTCCTTGCCCAGGCAAAGTCGGGCAAATCCGTTCGTCGTTCTTTTTACTCTTCCAACCCCTTCATTTCGTTCTAATTGCTGAACAAACCACTGACTTTTTTTCTCGTTCACCATGTGGTCAATGATATTTTCCGCCTCAAGTTCGCTGACCATCACATTATTCGTGCAGCAGGCGGCACAGCCTTTCCGGCAGAAAAATTTTTCCTTGTGCAGCCATTCATCGTACTTGTGATAAATAACCTGGAGAATTTCTCGGTGCGCATTATTCATTTCTTTTTTCTCTTAAAACCTCGGCCGGGACAAAACGCAGGCTGAGCCAGACAAGAATTGCCGCCAGGGTCGCATCGTCAATCAATCCGAACAGCGGAAATATATCGGGGACAAGATCCTGCGGAAACAGAAGATAGACAAGGGCAAGCAGCACAAAAAACCGAGCCGTCCACGGAGTTCTTTTATCGCCTATGACTTTCAGGTAAAAAAGGATTTTCTGAAACAGGCCCTTCATTTCAGACGTCAACCCCTTTTATAAGTCGACCGATTGATGGTATTTCATTGTCAGCCAGATACTTTTCCAGCCCGGCAACCAGCTTCCCGGAGATGGACGGAGTAACGAGATTCGCCGTTCCTACCTGCACTGCCGTTGCGCCGGCCAACAAAAACTCAATGACGTCTTCAACCGTCGCTATTCCCCCGATGCCGATTACCGGAATTTTCACCTGCCGGGCAACCTGCCAGACCATCCGCACCGCTATCGGTTTAATCGCCGGGCCCGACAATCCGCCGACCACATTGGCGAGTTTCGGCTTTCTGGTTTTTACATC from Desulfobulbaceae bacterium DB1 encodes:
- a CDS encoding ribonuclease R yields the protein MAPRRTAGKKSGFAQNRKSRQSRKNHPPRRYEPVREGRKTKVRDVMEDAVVGVLHSHGDRVDIKDIIAELAENRGQRKEIEALLEDLTVRQLVKKLGKKHYQLDSRHFVETTLSVHPRGFAFAAPVNASTSVSGAKDIFIPPRDLGTALHGDRVLVQVTGSRRDRFDGRVVTVLVRGAKQIVGVYSVRGAKGYVTPEDERYPFTITIEQEKAGGAENGDAVLVEISDFGSDGSPASGAVIEILGDPDSSLVQMKMVIRKFDLPDVFQEKSIAEAEGFPDRVEVTADRTDLRRICHVTIDGETARDFDDAVSVEKTKKGYRLYVSIADVSHYVRPGTPLDQDAWDRGTSVYFPTGVVPMLPERLSNNLCSLNPHVDRYAFTAILDFDRSGRRLAVRFAKSVICSQYRLTYTLVRQILVDKDPAVRARYKPLLTPLKWMAELGMELENQRIARGSMGFEIPEPFVEIGSDDTISSISVRERNLAHKIIEEFMLAANEAVAETFANRHFAAIYRIHQSPDPLKVAEFAEFMQSMGYEVGRDNFDSKWFNRLIAQTKGTSRQYLVSNLILRVMQQARYSPENIGHFGLAASFYTHFTSPIRRYPDLMVHRALKQLLWQDDKHSRLPVNLDEAGEFLSKRERVAVDAEREMLDRLKVRYMEKKVGESFAAIVSGITSFGLFVELTETMISGGVAIADLPADGYEFHEKRHMLVGMRSGKTFQMGDEVMVRLVSVDKRSRRINFVLEDRAEMPV
- a CDS encoding GTP pyrophosphokinase, producing MHNSKFDIATYCRKMEKIIGGQEGKAALFWKALSFSVDAHQNQKRKSGEAYVSHPCQVALILVDELGVKDPATLAAAMLHDTIEDVPEVTTDIISSLFGKHVAAIVDGCTKISHFSGDRQTFYKLVHRKIFSSAASRVEIMLIKLADRLHNLRTMVSMPKHKRQKIADETLSVYAPMAGVMGLFGLKRELYDLALTYKFPRQSQKVLTHIRFLETQEEGNKVVDALRDAFEEAWVSADIRLKAKGLWAYYNVADNVLAKHIENPLEIIIVVDDLQSCYRALGIINQHFPPIPRTIRDFIANPKPTGYKSLHARANIKGQNYLFKIRTLQMVHDAKKGIIREWLSLGTVPTNFEQEIREMFGILGTDDSLSYREMIAASGKKEIYTFTPNGDCICLPSQSIVLDFAFKVHTEVGLHCNSATVGAKRVKADHVLKDGDRIQINTQERPVKFDPEILPRCQTPRARSELARLFRLKRETLAREIGKSLVKQELQRYGVPFSVLDYEETADILEYFGKENLSELFQDLGQGNLRLKELVYEIKNGLYAGRQTLLPPTGALNSIDLETLDPECVKLSQCCQPLPIEKSLLGLLSERGLSVHKKECPKLNALKIQREDVVALRWNLKKTMVEKPQSLLIYKNVPRNRIFMLLSVAPVAMKISEVIALSTRPDVTAWEINFTVETLQDLKNTLQHFTKSKLEYEFMLEL
- a CDS encoding transcriptional regulator: MKKISEYIAQIPLFKGMRGDHYDELAMIVVDQEVPRGKLLFSEGDPGNGFFVIVSGRIKIFKLSIDGKEQILHILGPGEPFAEVAVFTGSSYPANAMALEKSRLFFFPRKAFVELIGEHPSLAMNMLATLSFRLKQFTHMIEALSLKEVPGRLAAYVLLAGEKGEDDTNVELAVSKTQLASLLGTIPETLSRILTKMNKQGILDVDGGRIRILNREKLMALAEGEARLA
- a CDS encoding glycosyltransferase; amino-acid sequence: MGKGVESNDLPAVSIIIPVYNEAERLPATLAALSHEKQVEILVVDGGSTDDSPGIASKLGVTVLTSDRGRAAQLNKGAEAAKGEILLFLHGDTILPAGFFKPVLHVMQGHEFVAGAFQLRIDSLRRNIHWIARLANLRSRLLKLPYGDQGLFMRATTFHELGGYADLPIMEDFSLVRRLRRKGKIVILADAVITSGRRWERLGILKTTLLNQIVIAGFLLGVSPVLLAKLYRGLQKR
- a CDS encoding SAM-dependent methyltransferase codes for the protein MKRRNEPELMDEAGQVAAYANADFEEPNSRFLEIFRSAFPEKHVQGTILDLGCGPGDILVRFARAYPACGCLGVDGAGKMLDFARNAVSRQGLGERVQFVQATIPTDRLGDNAYEVILSNSLLHHLADPDDLWHAVKRHGKKDCRVLVVDLLRPETEAEAKAIVCRYSGNEPEILQHDFFHSLLASYTMSEVGQQLQKAGLSHFTLKQVSDRHWAVTGSL
- a CDS encoding haloacid dehalogenase, whose amino-acid sequence is MLGKKIEPLINWQSIDTVMLDMDGTLLDRHFDDYFWEEHVPEIYAKENNIDFWQAHEELMRKYKSREGTLEWTDINYWSKELGLDIALMKLRLHHLIQVHPYVIDFLEYCRNLGKKIYLVTNAHSKTISIKMQKTEIENYFDKIVCSEDVGVAKEEPLFWEKLHAFIEFDKKKSLLADDNEQVLASADTYGISNLIYVAKSSSTRPVVYSRTYPSIIFFKELLRETGGTASENRGAG